The following coding sequences are from one Eucalyptus grandis isolate ANBG69807.140 chromosome 11, ASM1654582v1, whole genome shotgun sequence window:
- the LOC104426471 gene encoding probable protein phosphatase 2C 4 has product MGNGITSLRRCFADAGAGEISRRHDMTSFPHPSSYSDEGHGHSFCYIRQDPASSSDLHSEDCTTQTTVTSTTFSSISGASISANASSPLSTSLAEACYYTTTSLEKASVFESSVSFTSVPLQPVPRVGSRSGPMEKGFLSGPIELRSVSGPIDQGLYHSGSIVDRPSCDRWPRDFSLGGYGSKKRRLVKYLRRAIARRVLRANDYMFSGKSSDFYNVKSTTSSGILNGESEFYVENQNLEWAQGKAGEDRMHVVVSEENGLVFVGIYDGFNGPDAPDFLLSNLYSAVCKELQGLLSKSPAAPADGRDRGNLRLGSDSVTTADHSDVLNALETALKKTEEAFLETADRMVKENPELALMGSCVLAMLMRGEDIYLMNVGDSRAILAQKGRPDPKATACRIDSSDGGDQFDEMHSLISLQLTQDHSTYVEEEVHRIRNEHPDDPSAVVNDRVKGYLKVTRAFGAGFLKQPKWNDALLEMFRIDYIGTSPYITCTPSLSHHRLGLRDRFLILSSDGLNQYFTNQEAVSEVDLFLSSFPEGDPAQHLVEEVLFRAAKQAGMDFHELLDIPQGDRRRYHDDVSIIIISLEGRIWRSTM; this is encoded by the exons atgggCAACGGCATCACCAGCCTCCGCCGCTGCTTCGCCGACGCCGGCGCCGGGGAGATCTCCCGCCGCCACGACATGACCTCCTTCCCCCACCCCTCCTCCTACTCCGACGAGGGCCACGGCCACTCCTTCTGCTACATCCGGCAGGACCCGGCGTCCTCCTCGGATCTCCACTCCGAGGACTGCACGACCCAGACGACGGTGACGTCGACGACGTTCAGCTCGATATCCGGCGCCTCCATCAGCGCCAACGCCTCGTCCCCGCTGTCCACCTCGCTGGCCGAGGCCTGCTACTACACGACGACCTCCCTCGAGAAAGCCTCCGTCTTCGAGAGCTCCGTCTCGTTCACGTCCGTGCCCCTCCAGCCAGTCCCCCGTGTCGGGTCGAGGTCCGGCCCGATGGAGAAGGGGTTCTTGTCCGGCCCGATCGAGCTCAGGTCCGTGTCCGGCCCCATCGATCAGGGGCTCTACCACTCGGGCTCGATCGTCGACCGGCCGTCGTGCGATCGGTGGCCGAGGGACTTCTCCCTCGGCGGGTACGGCTCCAAGAAACGCAGGCTGGTCAAGTACTTGAGAAGAGCGATCGCGAGGCGAGTGTTGAGAGCGAACGACTACATGTTTTCGGGCAAAAGTTCGGATTTTTACAACGTTAAGAGCACTACCAGCAGTGGCATCTTGAATGGCGAGAGCGAGTTTTATGTGGAGAATCAAAATCTCGAATGGGCACAGGGCAAAGCAGGGGAAGACAGAATGCACGTGGTGGTCTCCGAGGAAAACGGCTTGGTCTTCGTGGGGATTTACGACGGCTTCAATGGCCCCGATGCCCCCGATTTCTTGCTCTCCAATCTTTACTCTGCCGTCTGCAAAGAACTCCAAGGGCTGCTCTCGAAGAGTCCGGCGGCACCCGCCGACGGCCGCGATAGAGGAAACCTTCGTCTGGGGTCGGATTCCGTGACGACAGCCGATCACTCGGACGTGCTGAACGCGCTCGAGACGGCGCTGAAGAAGACGGAGGAAGCCTTCCTGGAGACGGCGGACAGGATGGTGAAGGAGAATCCGGAGTTGGCCCTGATGGGTTCTTGTGTCCTGGCGATGCTGATGAGGGGCGAGGATATTTACTTGATGAATGTCGGGGACAGCCGAGCTATTTTGGCACAGAAAGGTAGGCCGGACCCAAAGGCGACTGCCTGTAGGATCGATTCGAGCGACGGCGGCGATCAGTTCGATGAAATGCACAGTCTGATTTCCCTCCAACTGACCCAGGATCACAGCACATATGTGGAAGAG GAAGTGCACAGAATCAGGAATGAACATCCGGACGACCCTTCGGCGGTGGTGAACGACCGCGTGAAGGGCTATTTGAAAGTCACCCGAGCATTCGGAGCCGGGTTTCTCAAACAG CCGAAGTGGAACGATGCTCTCCTGGAGATGTTCAGAATCGATTACATTGGGACTTCCCCATATATCACTTGCACGCCATCACTGAGCCACCACAGGCTCGGCCTGAGAGACAGATTCTTGATACTGTCGTCGGACGGGCTCAACCAGTACTTCACCAATCAGGAGGCCGTTTCCGAAGTAGACTTGTTCCTTTCCTCGTTCCCCGAAGGAGACCCTGCACAACACCTCGTCGAAGAAGTGTTGTTCCGAGCCGCCAAGCAAGCCG GTATGGATTTTCATGAGTTGCTTGACATTCCTCAAGGGGATCGCCGCCGGTACCACGACGACGTTTCGATCATCATCATATCCTTGGAAGGAAGAATATGGCGGTCAACAATGTAA